In Corylus avellana chromosome ca2, CavTom2PMs-1.0, the following proteins share a genomic window:
- the LOC132170324 gene encoding subtilisin-like protease SBT2.2 has protein sequence MDSNYWAHLVLVLCLGVFVISFCQGESDANFTAVYIVSLRKAPSAHYNGELTRDTTGFKHASPGRLNIHKPRFRNNSRTGRNFSSYIARVHDTLLRRALRGEQYLKLYSYHYLINGFAVLVTPQQADKLSRRREVANVVSDFSVRTATTHTPQFLGLPHGAWNEEGGFESAGEGIVIGFIDTGIDPTHPSFADDVSEHPYPVPAHFSGICEVTPDFPSGSCNRKLIGARHFAASAITRGIFNSSQDYASPFDGDGHGTHTASVAAGNHGIPVVVAGHHFGNASGMAPRSHIAVYKALYKSFGGFAADVVAAIDQAAQDGVDIISLSITPNRRPPGIATFFNPIDMSLLSAVKAGIFVVQAAGNTGPAPKSMSSFSPWIFTVGAASHDRSYSNSIVLGNNISIHGVGLAPGTDEDAMYTMISAIHALNNETAVDNDMYVGECQDSSSFNQDLVQGNLLICSYSIRFVLGLSTIKQALQTAKNLSAAGVVFYMDPFVIGFQLNPVPMKMPGIIIPSPDDSKILLNYYNSSLERDELTKKIIKYGAVASICGGLKANYSNSAPKVMYYSARGPDPEDNFLDDADIMKPNLVAPGNFIWSAWSSLGTDSVEFLGENFAMMSGTSMAAPHVAGLAALIKQKFPSFSPSAIASALSTTASLYAKNGGPIMAQRAYANPDLNQSPATPFDMGSGFVNATAALNPGLIFDSSYDEYMQFLCGINGSASVVLNYTGQNCWVYNSTISGADLNLPSITIAKLNQSKSVQRSVINIGGKEEAYSVGWSAPYGVSVKVIPAHFSIGSGERQVLSVYLNANVNNSVASFGRIGLFGNQGHILNLPLSVILKISA, from the exons ATTTAGAAATAATTCAAGGACAGGTCGGAATTTTAGTTCTTATATTGCTCGAGTTCATGATACATTATTGAGGCGGGCGTTAAGGGGGGAGCAATATCTCAAGCTGTACAGCTACCACTACTTGATTAATGGATTTGCTGTTCTTGTTACCCCACAGCAG GCGGACAAGCTTTCGAGAAGGAGAGAAGTGGCAAATGTGGTTTCGGATTTCTCTGTTAGAACTGCAACCACACATACTCCACAGTTCTTGGGCCTACCACATGGGGCATGGAATGAAGAAGGTGGTTTTGAATCTGCTGGAGAAGGAATTGTGATAGGGTTTATCGATACTGGCATTGATCCGACACACCCCAGCTTTGCTGATGATGTATCTGAGCATCCATATCCTGTTCCAGCTCATTTTTCTGGCATCTGTGAGGTTACTCCAGACTTTCCATCTGGATCATGCAACAGAAAACTTATTGGTGCCCGCCATTTTGCTGCATCTGCTATAACCAGAGGAATTTTCAATTCAAGTCAGGACTATGCATCACCATTTGATGGTGATGGCCATGGCAC GCACACGGCTTCTGTTGCTGCAGGAAACCATGGGATTCCAGTGGTAGTTGCTGGGCATCACTTTGGAAATGCAAGTGGAATGGCTCCTCGTTCACA CATTGCTGTTTACAAGGCATTGTACAAGAGCTTTGGAGGCTTTGCTGCAGATGTAGTCGCTGCCATAGACCAG GCAGCCCAGGACGGGGTTGACATAATAAGCTTATCAATCACCCCCAATCGGCGTCCTCCTGGTATCGCAACATTTTTTAATCCCATAGATATGTCGTTGCTATCCGCTGTAAAGGCTGGTATTTTTGTTGTGCAAGCAGCAGGCAATACTGGACCAGCACCTAAGAGCATGTCTTCCTTCAGTCCATGGATCTTTACAGTTGGTGCTGCATCTCATGACAGAAGTTACAGTAACTCTATAGTCCTTGGCAACAACATATCCATTCATGGAGTTGGGCTTGCGC CGGGAACAGATGAAGATGCAATGTATACAATGATTTCTGCAATTCATGCTTTGAACAATGAGACAGCTGTTGACAATGATATGTATGTGGGTGAATGTCAAGACTCCAGTAGCTTCAATCAGGATCTCGTCCAAGGGAACCTCTTGATCTGTAGCTATTCAATACGATTTGTGCTTGGGCTCTCAACTATCAAACAGGCCTTACAAACAGCCAAAAACCTCAGTGCGGCTGGTGTTGTGTTCTACATGGATCCTTTTGTAATTGGTTTTCAGCTTAATCCAGTTCCAATGAAAATGCCTGGCATCATAATACCATCCCCAGATGATTCCAAG ATTTTACTCAATTACTACAATTCTTCTTTGGAGAGAGATGAGCTGacaaagaaaatcattaaatatGGAGCAGTTGCAAGCATCTGTGGAGGATTAAAAGCGAACTACAGTAATTCTGCTCCAAAGGTTATGTATTACTCTGCTAGAGGACCAGATCCGGAAGACAATTTTCTTGATGATGCTGACATAATGAAACCCAACTTGGTAGCTCCTGGAAATTTCATATGGTCTGCTTGGAGTTCTCTTGGCACTGACTCAGTTGAATTCCTAG GTGAGAACTTTGCAATGATGTCTGGGACAAGCATGGCTGCCCCTCATGTTGCTGGGCTCGCAGCACTTATTAAGCAAAAGTTCCCAAGTTTCAGTCCTTCAGCCATCGCATCTGCCCTTTCCACCACTGCTTCTCTATATGCCAAGAACGGTGGACCAATAATGGCTCAGCGCGCCTATGCCAACCCAGATCTAAACCAGTCTCCAGCAACACCCTTTGACATGGGCAGTGGTTTTGTGAATGCAACTGCAGCGTTGAATCCGGGTTTGATTTTTGATTCCA GTTATGATGAGTACATGCAGTTTCTTTGTGGCATCAATGGATCTGCTTCTGTGGTTTTGAATTACACTGGCCAAAACTGTTGGGTTTATAATTCTACAATCAGTGGTGCTGACCTGAACTTGCCCTCAATCACCATAGCAAAACTGAACCAGTCTAAGAGTGTACAAAGGTCAGTGATCAACATTGGTGGGAAGGAGGAGGCTTACAGTGTTGGTTGGAGTGCCCCATATGGGGTGTCTGTGAAGGTGATTCCTGCCCACTTCTCCATTGGCAGTGGGGAGAGGCAAGTGTTGAGTGTATACCTCAATGCAAATGTGAATAATTCTGTTGCCAGCTTTGGGAGAATTGGACTTTTTGGAAATCAAGGTCATATTCTCAACCTTCCTCTCTCAGTAATCCTTAAAATCTCTGCCTGA